One segment of Haliotis asinina isolate JCU_RB_2024 chromosome 12, JCU_Hal_asi_v2, whole genome shotgun sequence DNA contains the following:
- the LOC137257864 gene encoding uncharacterized protein: MAAKIAILFSWIAFYNLAGCTYTPSTFYFDQECDKVISFTKDMLLEFTENTTQADWSEMSCNVVVMTNDTTKRLLITPIYLNVTSSYLCNETSLNILNSDAQPLNNPPGICGKHLSRPTLNTSGEYSWWEYHKDEGVTDPGGFKFLVSAFRLAKDGFCDHHEYHCSNDNCVSSDVICNNYNDCGDNSDETVACRPSIFEILIICFGGILCLVTVAGIIVVIRRRMRGRAQYMHIQ; encoded by the exons ATGGCTGCTAAAATTGCCATTTTATTCAGCTGGATTGCATTCTATAATTTAGCAGGATGTACTTACACACCATCGACAT tttatttCGACCAGGAATGCGACAAGGTAATATCATTCACGAAGGACATGCTACTGGAGTTCACAGAGAATACCACACAGGCAGACTGGTCGGAGATGTCGTGTAACGTTGTCGTTATGACGAATGACACTACGAAGCGGCTCTTAATAACCCCTATTTATCTTAATGTAACATCGAGCTACCTCTGTAACGAGACGTCACTGAACATTCTCAACTCTGATGCTCAACCGCTTAATA ACCCTCCAGGGATATGTGGCAAGCATCTGTCCCGACCCACGCTTAACACCTCGGGGGAGTACTCCTGGTGGGAGTACCACAAGGACGAGGGGGTGACGGACCCCGGGGGGTTCAAGTTTCTCGTATCTGCATTCAGGCTCGCTAAGGATG GGTTTTGTGATCATCACGAGTACCACTGCAGCAACGACAACTGTGTCTCAAGTGACGTCATCTGTAACAACTACAACGACTGTGGCGACAATTCCGATGAAACTGTTGCATGTCGTCCGAGCATTTTTGAGATTCTCATCATCTGTTTTGGAGGTATACTTTGTCTCGTCACCGTGGCCGGCATCATTGTCGTCATCAGAAGGAGGATGAGAGGACGTGCGCAGTACATGCACATCCAGTGA
- the LOC137258411 gene encoding uncharacterized protein: MNTMEFYINIMVMVMIGTCGVSVAQMYTPTTFELFEECDKKIIISEDMLLQLSVNKTRRKRDACSTMVESDVDGNRLLLRFLHINITESPGCSKARVSLYEMEGKHSAANLCGNMSIPVFNTSGQSVKVKYEVSRQDQDVAKDVFTLLISSFHEQVNGACASYDFTCSNSLCIDSDMTCNNYDDCSDNSDETIGCHTTDGDQLMKKIVIVSVVCGMFLFAVVCVFAIKIHRARNRRGAYLSVD, translated from the exons ATGAACACAATGGAGTTTTACATAAACatcatggtgatggtgatgattggCACTTGCGGTGTCAGCGTGGCTCAAATGTACACACCAACGACTT TTGAGTTGTTCGAGGAATGCGATAAGAAGATTATTATTTCGGAGGACATGCTGCTGCAACTATCTGTAAACAAGACCAGGAGAAAAAGAGATGCGTGTAGCACGATGGTCGAAAGCGATGTGGACGGCAATCGCTTGTTACTACGTTTCCTCCATATCAACATCACTGAAAGTCCAGGATGTTCGAAGGCCAGGGTCAGCTTGTATGAGATGGAAGGCAAACATTCTGCAG CAAATCTTTGCGGCAATATGAGCATCCCCGTGTTCAACACCAGCGGCCAGTCAGTGAAAGTGAAGTACGAGGTCAGTCGCCAGGACCAGGACGTTGCCAAAGACGTTTTCACGCTACTTATCTCATCCTTTCACGAGCAGGTCAACG GGGCGTGTGCATCCTACGACTTCACATGCAGCAACTCCCTATGCATCGACAGCGACATGACCTGCAACAACTACGACGACTGTTCCGATAATTCCGATGAGACGATAGGCTGCCACACAACCGATGGGGACCAGTTGATGAAGAAAATTGTGATTGTGTCAGTAGTTTGTGGGATGTTTCTGTTCGCTGTTGTTTGTGTCTTCGCCATTAAAATACACCGAGCAAGGAACAGACGCGGGGCCTATTTATCTGTGGACTGA